The Festucalex cinctus isolate MCC-2025b chromosome 6, RoL_Fcin_1.0, whole genome shotgun sequence genomic sequence TCATCAGGTCGGAGCTTGAGCGTCAGCAGCGTGACGagctggacaagctggagaccaCCAGGTGGGTGCCGCTACCGTTAGCGCGGCAACGCCCACACGCcgacttttttccttttttgccaTCAGGCGTTTGATCAAGGAGATGGAGGCCAAGCAGCAGAGCGAGACGGCCAAGCTGCAGCGCCTCCAGCGCGAGGTGGAGAGCCGGCGCAAGGAGGCGCGCCGGCGGATCCTGCGCCAGGAGGAGAGCCTGCGTCGCCGCAGTCGGGACGTGGAGAGCCGCCTGCGACGCTTCCTGCAGGAGAAGCGACGCTTTGCGCAGGAGAGACGATCCTCCGACCTCCTGCCGGAGCAACTCCAACGCCGGCGGGAGGAGGAGCAAGACGAGGAGCTCGTCGGCCGAGAGCTGGAGCGTCTGGAGGCGCTGGAGCGCAACGGACACGACCCCGATCCTCCTGGCCTGGGCGGCGTCCGGCAGCCGCAGGAGACGTCCCGCTTCACGGCCCACGTGGACCTGCcggaggacgaggacgaggtgAGGTGCGAGGAGAAGGAGATCTTGGAggccgaggaggaggagcagcggcGGGAGGCCATGGAGCAGGCGCCGGCCCGGCTCCAGAGGAGACACTCGGCCCCAAGATGCCACGTCTCTCCGGAGACTGACATCCAGGACCGGGGCCTGGGGACGCGTCTGGAACCGGACCTGCACACATGCCAATCGCCTCGCACAGAAGCAACCAGTCCAATCGAGTCAAGGTACCCGCATTGGAATCAAGTTGTCTGGAAACTTCATCAAACATCGacttcagtggtgtccaaactcagtCCTCGAGTGCCAGAGacaaagtcctgcaggtttgggACGTTTCTCTGCTCCAACTCACCTGTTCCATGAACAGGATCGTTGTCAGGTTTATgctgagcttgctgatgagcttcaggtgtgtcggagaagagaaacatccaaaacctgcaggattccaggaccaagtttggacaccactgatcgaCGTCCCATCGCTCGTCCTGTGACGAGATTCTCTTTCCACTTTGGTTCCGACAGGATGCGGACATCGGAGAGCCACAAGTCGAGCCAGCGTGCCAGCGGAGTGGAGGAGAGCATCAGAAGTCACGCGGACGACAACACGCCGGCGGCTCGCCTGCAGAACCTCGACACGCTCGCTCCGCTCTCGGACGACAGGTACTGCCGTGGCAGAAGATTTTCTAGCCGGATGCCACGCTGGTCTTCACGTGGTCTTCCAAACAGGATCCACTTGTACATCGAGGAGGAGGTTCAGCGGAGGCTGCGCCAGATAAACCTCGACGGGACCAGAACCGGGATGGACCTGGCGCTCTCCTGCGAGTCATTACAGGTGAGTCTGCGGGTTGGGGGGCTCGCTGATCTGGTCGGGTATGAACGTTCTGGACTTGATCCGAGTAGGTCTGAGCAGTCGGAATAGGATGATCCAGGTGGGTCTGGCGGTTACGGGGAGCCGGCGCAAGTTTTGAAGAACGGAAGTGATGCCTTCAGGTTCTTCGAGAAGGTTTTGAAGAATTGCCAATGAGTTGTTGTTGCAGTTGTCAAAAGTCTGGACAGCGTGAACGAGTTTCTCAGCATCAGAGAAGGGCCGAGCTTAGACATGTTCACAAGGTGAAAGATTCGGGTTTTGCGCAGCGTCAGGCAGGCCTAAGAAACTGTTTTGGATCAAAGATTCCGTTGTGATGCGGTTCTGTTTCCCCGCAGGAGGAGAATCCTGGCGAGAGAAGATCCACAGAGGAGGTAAACGTTCCGCCGCCGTCAGTCGCTTGGGATGCGGTTCGGTATCGATTGTTGAATGTTTGAAATCGGCAACTGGACAAGCAGGAAGTCGAAATGTGATCGCCACCTGTCAATCAATCTCTGACCTGAGTTACTTAATCCGCTAAATCGCATAATAATTGAACGCAACCAACAGGAAGTACAAACATCAGGTAAGAGATCGTCAATCAAGCCAATtggcaatcaatcaatcatcttCCGGCTCGCACAATCATTGAGCACATCAAGTGCGAGTCATCGCCAATCGAAATTGTCCAACGGCTGATGACATCATCGGTCCTCTTTGCACGCAGACGTCACCTGAAGGTCGGGACCGGGAGGCGCCGTCCATCTTGGACGTGTTGGTCAATAAATCGACCAAATGGTGGCCAAGATCCCAGAACCCCAGGCCGGCGGACTCGACCAGCAACCGAGCCGGCTCGGgtgaaaacaaaagtgaaaacgAGAGTACCGGAACCGCTGACAGCGGGTCCGCTTTGGGCCTCCTGCTGGGAACCTTGTCGGCGGCGTACAGAAGCGCCGGTGAGGTCATTCACAACGTACCAGACGTCAAAAACTTGGTGGTGCGCTACGTGACCCAAATGTCCAAAGAACTTCCAGTCTCACTGGCCGACGCACAAACGCAGCAGGAGCCACCAGAAAAACCCTCAGATGAGCCTTCAAAACCGACGTCGGAAGTACCACGAGTAGATCCGGCAAAAGAGGAAACGTTCGAAAAAGGAGCAGTGGAGTCGTTAAAATCGGGACCAGGAAAGGAACCACCGAAGGATCCACAAGATCTCTCCCAAAAGGAACGGCAATCCAAAGGACACTTGAAAGAACTATTGAAAGAGATCTTGCAAAAAACAACAGTAGAAGTCGAACCACCATCACGAGCAAAACCACCGAAAGAGTCACGAGAAGAAGCACCCAAGGGAACAAAATCAGGAGAGCCCATCGAGACGGTCTCAGAAGTCGACGTGATGTCGTTGAAGATGACAAATGGCAGCGGCCttccacttcctgttcctgttgGCGACCTATCGGAAGGTTCCGTATGTCGCGTGACAACCCACTACCCTCACGTCTTCCGGCAGCGTCTGCTTCCGATGCCGCTGGACTTGGACCGGCTGCACTCTGCCCCCCGCCGCCACATGCTGGAAACGATGGCGTCTCTGGTGCCGCCCACGCTGGCGGGCCTTCCTTTGGGCGCCTTCTGGCTTTGGGCGGCCACGTGGGAGGAGCCTCAGCGGCGCGCGGCGTGCCTGCTGGTGTCGGCAAGGCAGCTGACGTTGATTTCCGGGGGTGGATCCGAGCAGCAGAAAGTTCTTGCCGGTCAGGAGGGTCTGGACTCCTTGGTGGTGTCCCAGCGTCTGGACCTGGGGCGCATCGCCAAGGTCCACGTGGGCCTGGCGGGCCAGCACGTCTGCCTGGAGGCTGGCTCCGGAGAAGTCCTGGCTGTGGTCTACACGCTCAGCAAGGATCTGAGTCAGGATTTGTGCAGGAATCTTCTGACCGCCGTCTCCCCGCAGTCTGCAGACCGCTTCCGCCATCAGCCTCTGCTCCGCGGCGATCTGATGCTTCTGTCCCTGGACTGGAGCTCCGAGGTACCCCAAATCCTTTTGGACCACCTGACCCTGTCGTCCTCATTCAAGCGGGATCTGGCGGACCTCCTCTACGTGGTCCACGGCAACATGTCCACCGGTGACAAGCCGCCGCTGGGCGCCATCCGTCCTTTGCTGTACACCTGCGCCGCCTGCGCCGGCTCCGGCGCCGTCCTGCAGGTCCTTCTGACCGACACCCACGTGGTCCTGATCCGCGAGGAGCCCCCGCCTGGGTCCCTTCGACCGCATTTCCGCCTGGCGGATCTGCGCCGCCGCCGGGATGTCGGCGGCGTGCTACTGAGACGGAGTCCCGCGGGCGTGCTGGTCCACGTGGTCTTCAGGCGCCCGTCGGAGCCGAGCGGTCGGGAGGGTGCGGCTAATCGGAAGGGATCCGCCCAAGAGGAGGAGCTCGCCGTCCGAGGAGAGGACCGGGTCCACGGCGACAACTCCTGGAAGCTGCTTTTGGGCTGCGTGTCGGAGGCGGCCATCTTAATTGATCAGCTGTGTGGCTGACCACGCCCACCTGAAAACGATTGGCTGGATTTGATTGAAATGCTTATCAataaaaagggaagtcaagtcaagtcaattaaTGTGGATGTTAACTCTtttcttgaggaaaaaaaaaaacccacgccgaggttttgttgttgctgtcattttgcttttgttttgtcttgttgCCCAACGACTGTTGGTGGTTCCGCtctcgtttgttttttgtttttattttttttgtcgctgctgttatgattattgttgttgttgttgtgggttGCTGTCTTTGTGTCCTTGCTGGTTTGGTTGTTgtggttttgttgttgtagttcagaggtgtccaaactatggcccaggggccatttgtggccctcTATCCATTTTTAAGCGgcccacagcaaaaaaaaactttaaagtgGCACTTGCAtccttcgatttttttttttttttttttttttgtatgtggcaCTCAgagaaaaaagtttggacacccctcttgtagttttttttgtagttttctgcttttttttctctagtgtttttgtgttgctgTTGTGGTTTAATGTTGCtggattttctttattttttcatgcatttagtcttttttttctagttgcagttttgttgttgtggttcatttttgtgttttttttttttttttgctgtgtttttgtggttttgttttttgtggttttatattgattttttgCTGTggttttatgtctttttttgctgtgcttttattagtatttttgtCCTGTTGTAGTTTggtggtttttcttttttgtggtcttattgtgtttttgttgtttttcctgttgattttgCGTTTAGTTTTTAATTGTTTCGATTTTtctgatgttgttttttttgtttttcatctgtggttgttttgtgttgtttgaatTCTTGCTGCCATTTTGAGGCGTGGCCGATCACGGgtcgtcttcttcttttgtGTCCCCGTCCAGCGTCAGCGCGTTGGCGGCACGACTTCCCCTCGTCACGATCACGacacgatgacgatgacgacgacgacgacgacgacgacgacggcgggCGAGGACCGAATCCGCGTCCACATCCCTCGCTACGTCCTGAGGGGTCAGGGCAAGGACGAGCACTTTG encodes the following:
- the kif16ba gene encoding uncharacterized protein kif16ba, whose product is MASVRVAVRVRPMNRREKDLSAKCIIKMDGTKTSISNPKASEGVAGDPTRDPTKTFTYDFSYDSADSRSSAFVSQEKVFGDLGCDVLTAAFEGYNACVLAYGQTGSGKSYTMMGNPGDAGLTPRICEGLFGRIGEAARRDEASFRTEVSYLEIYNERVRDLLRRKSAETYNLRVREHPKDGPYVQDLSKHLVQNYGDVEELMEAGNVKRTTASTGMNDVSSRSHAIFTLNFTQAKFDAEMPSETLSKIHLVDLAGSERADASGAGGVRLKEGANINKSLVTLGNVISALADLCGGDGSNANGGQKRKSVFVPYRDSVLTWLLKDSLGGNSKTIMIATVSPADVNYGETLSTLRYANRAKNILNKPTVNEDANVRLIRQLRAEIARLKALLLRGGQIAPLDSPTALSMEERLHQNEARVLELTKEWTNKWNETQNILKEETLALRKEGTGVVLDSQLPHLLAIDDDLLSTGIILYHLKEGPTYVGREDAATEQDIVVHGADVESEHCVFENRGGTVTLVPLGAALCAVNGGDVAAPTPLNQGAVVLLGRTNMFRFNHPKEAAKLREKRKSGLLSTFSLSMSDLSKSCDNLSAVMLCNPGSELERQQRDELDKLETTRRLIKEMEAKQQSETAKLQRLQREVESRRKEARRRILRQEESLRRRSRDVESRLRRFLQEKRRFAQERRSSDLLPEQLQRRREEEQDEELVGRELERLEALERNGHDPDPPGLGGVRQPQETSRFTAHVDLPEDEDEVRCEEKEILEAEEEEQRREAMEQAPARLQRRHSAPRCHVSPETDIQDRGLGTRLEPDLHTCQSPRTEATSPIESRMRTSESHKSSQRASGVEESIRSHADDNTPAARLQNLDTLAPLSDDRIHLYIEEEVQRRLRQINLDGTRTGMDLALSCESLQEENPGERRSTEETSPEGRDREAPSILDVLVNKSTKWWPRSQNPRPADSTSNRAGSGENKSENESTGTADSGSALGLLLGTLSAAYRSAGEVIHNVPDVKNLVVRYVTQMSKELPVSLADAQTQQEPPEKPSDEPSKPTSEVPRVDPAKEETFEKGAVESLKSGPGKEPPKDPQDLSQKERQSKGHLKELLKEILQKTTVEVEPPSRAKPPKESREEAPKGTKSGEPIETVSEVDVMSLKMTNGSGLPLPVPVGDLSEGSVCRVTTHYPHVFRQRLLPMPLDLDRLHSAPRRHMLETMASLVPPTLAGLPLGAFWLWAATWEEPQRRAACLLVSARQLTLISGGGSEQQKVLAGQEGLDSLVVSQRLDLGRIAKVHVGLAGQHVCLEAGSGEVLAVVYTLSKDLSQDLCRNLLTAVSPQSADRFRHQPLLRGDLMLLSLDWSSEVPQILLDHLTLSSSFKRDLADLLYVVHGNMSTGDKPPLGAIRPLLYTCAACAGSGAVLQVLLTDTHVVLIREEPPPGSLRPHFRLADLRRRRDVGGVLLRRSPAGVLVHVVFRRPSEPSGREGAANRKGSAQEEELAVRGEDRVHGDNSWKLLLGCVSEAAILIDQLCG